In Sander vitreus isolate 19-12246 chromosome 12, sanVit1, whole genome shotgun sequence, the following proteins share a genomic window:
- the ptmab gene encoding prothymosin alpha-B — protein sequence MADTKVDTGKEISAKDLKEKKLAEEKENGKDTTTNGKENEENGEPEVDDEEDDEVDEEDEEDDGEGEEDDEEDDEDEIEGGTKRAADDDDDDEEDDVETKKQKTDDDD from the exons aTGGCAGACACAAAAGTTGACACCGGCAAGGAGATCTCTGCCAAG GATCTGAAAGAGAAGAAGCTGgcggaggagaaggagaacgGAAAAGACACCACCACCAACGGGAAG GAGAATGAGGAGAACGGCGAGCCTGAGGTAGACGACGAAGAAGACGATGAGGTGGACGAGGAGGACGAGGAAGATGACGGAGAAG GCGAAGAAGACGACGAGGAAGACGACGAGGACGAGATCGAGGGCGGCACAAAACGGGCAGctgacgacgacgacgacgacgaagAG gACGACGTCGAAACCAAGAAGCAGAAAACCGACGACGACGATTGA